A part of Kitasatospora kifunensis genomic DNA contains:
- a CDS encoding SDR family NAD(P)-dependent oxidoreductase translates to MTGATSRVALVTGASSGIGAATARLLAAQGMRVVVNYLHSAAAAEEVVAGIEAAGGQAMAVQADVREAAAIESMIERVRAAWGGIGVLVHNALTPYAIKPFQEMTWEELGGKLDDEMRAAFAVTKAVLPAMTEQRWGRIVYLGTGLSRRPREGMIALGTAKAALTQFARYLAQELGPQGITVNVVEPGPVADTRMAGVLDEELKQRQVAATPLGRLALPGDVAQAVAFYAGEGSAFMTGTTAAVNGGMSMD, encoded by the coding sequence ATGACCGGGGCAACCAGCAGGGTGGCACTGGTGACCGGGGCCAGCAGCGGAATCGGCGCGGCCACCGCGCGGCTGCTGGCCGCGCAAGGGATGCGCGTGGTGGTCAACTACCTCCACAGCGCCGCGGCGGCCGAGGAGGTCGTGGCCGGCATCGAGGCCGCGGGCGGCCAGGCCATGGCCGTGCAGGCCGACGTGCGCGAGGCGGCGGCGATCGAGAGCATGATCGAGCGGGTCCGGGCGGCCTGGGGCGGCATCGGCGTGCTCGTGCACAACGCGCTCACCCCGTATGCGATCAAACCGTTCCAGGAGATGACCTGGGAAGAACTGGGCGGCAAGCTCGACGACGAGATGCGTGCGGCGTTCGCAGTCACCAAAGCCGTGCTGCCCGCCATGACCGAACAGCGCTGGGGACGCATCGTCTATCTCGGCACCGGCCTCAGCCGCCGCCCCCGGGAGGGCATGATCGCACTGGGCACGGCCAAGGCCGCGCTGACGCAGTTCGCCCGGTACCTCGCCCAGGAGTTGGGCCCACAGGGCATCACGGTCAACGTCGTCGAGCCCGGCCCGGTAGCGGACACCCGCATGGCGGGCGTCCTCGACGAGGAACTCAAGCAGCGGCAGGTGGCCGCCACCCCTCTGGGCCGCCTGGCACTCCCGGGCGACGTCGCCCAGGCCGTCGCCTTCTACGCCGGCGAGGGCAGCGCCTTCATGACCGGTACCACGGCTGCGGTCAACGGCGGGATGTCCATGGACTGA
- a CDS encoding helix-turn-helix domain-containing protein: protein MEELRALKDEHQLTLKQIERLTHYSHASWQRWLNGLRPRHPRSAGEPDHRAGHRRHRAAGPARPHRHRPATRARPAAGS from the coding sequence GTGGAGGAACTGCGCGCGCTCAAGGACGAGCACCAGCTGACGCTGAAACAGATCGAGCGCCTCACCCACTACAGCCACGCCTCCTGGCAGCGCTGGCTCAACGGCCTACGCCCCCGTCACCCGCGAAGCGCTGGAGAGCCTGATCACCGCGCTGGGCATCGACGGCACCGGGCTGCTGGACCTGCTCGACCGCATCGACACCGACCAGCCACCCGTGCCCGGCCCGCGGCTGGCTCCTGA
- a CDS encoding ABC transporter substrate-binding protein, which produces MYTIDLAYVGRGLHEELAAYIADQQGYYADEGVHVALHDGGSWDEERLRHSATIGLGRALLSRLADGTPWVALSVNTDRPLFWFLARPGPTSLADLAGRRLAVHAPHTAPGCFARIVLRRAGLDPDRDLHTIVRPPGDYGMDLRWLRDGRIDAALVGSTMAPEAVAAEHGWQVLAWVGDHFRIPTVGLAVDPTYIHPDDPAVQAVVRAHRRALQLIHREPDTAVRYIQTFLSRHTADEARAHYETFIAPCFTSDGQADLAIGATAIGAVATELGVPATVTAAEFYRTEAGSPGWPGDDGATVVR; this is translated from the coding sequence ATGTACACGATCGATCTCGCCTACGTCGGGCGGGGCCTGCACGAGGAACTGGCCGCCTACATCGCTGACCAGCAGGGCTACTACGCCGACGAAGGCGTCCACGTCGCGCTGCACGACGGCGGCTCCTGGGACGAGGAGCGGCTGCGCCACAGCGCCACCATCGGGCTCGGCCGGGCCCTGCTGTCCCGGCTGGCCGACGGCACCCCCTGGGTCGCCCTCAGCGTCAACACCGACCGCCCGCTGTTCTGGTTCCTCGCCCGCCCCGGCCCGACCTCACTGGCCGACCTGGCCGGCCGACGGCTGGCGGTACACGCCCCCCACACCGCACCCGGGTGCTTCGCCCGGATCGTGCTGCGCCGGGCCGGCCTCGACCCGGACCGTGACCTCCACACCATCGTCCGCCCGCCCGGCGACTACGGCATGGACCTGCGCTGGCTGCGCGACGGCAGGATCGACGCCGCCCTGGTCGGCAGCACCATGGCACCGGAGGCGGTGGCCGCCGAGCACGGCTGGCAGGTGCTGGCCTGGGTCGGCGACCACTTCCGCATCCCCACCGTGGGCCTGGCCGTCGACCCCACCTACATCCACCCGGACGACCCCGCGGTCCAGGCCGTGGTACGAGCCCACCGGCGCGCCCTGCAACTGATCCACCGCGAACCTGACACCGCGGTGCGGTACATCCAGACGTTCCTCAGCCGACACACCGCGGACGAAGCCCGAGCCCACTACGAGACGTTCATCGCACCCTGTTTCACCTCTGACGGCCAAGCAGACCTCGCCATCGGCGCCACCGCGATCGGCGCGGTCGCCACCGAACTCGGCGTCCCCGCCACCGTCACCGCGGCCGAGTTCTACCGCACCGAGGCCGGCTCACCCGGGTGGCCCGGCGACGACGGTGCCACCGTTGTCCGCTGA
- a CDS encoding pyruvate dehydrogenase translates to MVASSVAEQLVEVLRQAGVERVYGVVGDSLNPVVDAIRRTEGISWVHVRNEEAGAFAAAAEAELTGRLAVCAGSCGPGNTHLIQGLYDAQRSGLPVLALASHIPSAQIGTGFFQETHPERVFVDCSGFCEMVSSPAQLPRLLRVAVQHALGARGVSVLVFPGDVAALPAARPTGSGAFLTEHGVLTPPPAQVSQLARLLNEARKVALFAGAGVRGAHAEVMELARTLLAPVGHSLRGKEWIQYDNPYDVGMSGLLGYGACHEALHEADLVLLLGTDFPYDSFLPQARTVQIDHDATRLGRRTPLELAVHGDVGATLRAVLPQLRPRSDRSFLDGLLAKHLKALESVVGAYTKDIAGHLPIHPEYAAAMLDEVAAEDAVFTVDTGMNNVWAARYLTPNGRRRVIGSFLHGSMANALPHAIGAQLAEPGRQVVSMSGDGGIGMLLGELLTLAKYQLPVKTVVFNNGVLGMIKLEMLVSGYPEAEIDNGTVDYAAIAAAAGVRGWRVTEPRQVREVLAEALEHPGPALVDLVTDPNALSIPPHITAAQLKGFALAAGKTVLSGGVGRMIDLARSNLRNIPRP, encoded by the coding sequence GTGGTGGCGAGCAGTGTGGCCGAGCAACTGGTCGAAGTGCTCCGGCAAGCGGGCGTGGAGCGGGTCTACGGGGTGGTGGGGGACAGCCTCAATCCCGTGGTGGACGCGATCCGCCGCACCGAGGGGATCTCCTGGGTGCATGTGCGCAACGAGGAGGCGGGTGCCTTCGCGGCCGCCGCCGAGGCCGAACTGACCGGGCGGCTCGCGGTCTGCGCGGGCTCCTGCGGTCCGGGCAACACCCATCTGATCCAGGGTCTGTACGACGCCCAGCGCAGCGGTCTGCCGGTGCTCGCGCTCGCCTCGCACATCCCGTCCGCGCAGATCGGTACGGGGTTCTTCCAGGAGACCCACCCCGAGCGGGTCTTCGTCGACTGCAGCGGCTTCTGCGAGATGGTCTCCAGCCCGGCGCAGCTGCCCAGGCTGCTGCGGGTCGCGGTGCAGCACGCGCTGGGCGCGCGTGGCGTCTCGGTGCTGGTCTTCCCCGGCGACGTGGCCGCGTTGCCGGCGGCCCGCCCGACCGGGAGCGGCGCGTTCCTCACCGAGCACGGCGTTCTCACCCCGCCGCCCGCCCAGGTCTCGCAGCTGGCCCGGCTGCTGAACGAGGCCCGCAAGGTCGCGCTGTTCGCCGGTGCCGGGGTTCGCGGGGCACACGCCGAGGTGATGGAGCTGGCCCGGACACTGCTCGCCCCGGTGGGGCACTCGCTGCGCGGGAAGGAGTGGATCCAGTACGACAATCCGTACGACGTCGGGATGAGCGGGCTGCTCGGCTACGGCGCCTGCCACGAGGCGCTGCACGAGGCGGACCTGGTGCTGCTGCTCGGTACCGACTTCCCCTACGACTCGTTCCTGCCGCAGGCCCGCACCGTGCAGATCGACCACGACGCGACCAGGCTCGGGCGCCGCACACCGCTGGAGCTCGCGGTGCACGGGGACGTGGGAGCCACGCTGCGGGCGGTGCTGCCGCAGCTGCGGCCCAGGTCCGACCGGAGCTTCCTGGACGGGCTGCTGGCCAAGCACCTCAAGGCACTGGAGTCGGTGGTCGGCGCCTACACCAAGGACATCGCCGGGCACCTGCCGATCCACCCGGAGTACGCGGCCGCGATGCTGGACGAGGTGGCCGCCGAGGATGCCGTGTTCACCGTGGACACCGGAATGAACAACGTCTGGGCGGCCCGCTACTTGACCCCGAACGGGCGGCGCCGGGTGATCGGCTCCTTCCTGCACGGATCGATGGCCAACGCGCTGCCGCACGCTATCGGTGCCCAACTCGCCGAGCCCGGTCGGCAGGTGGTCTCGATGTCCGGCGACGGCGGGATCGGGATGCTGCTGGGGGAGCTGCTGACGCTGGCCAAGTACCAACTGCCGGTGAAGACCGTGGTCTTCAACAACGGCGTACTCGGCATGATCAAGCTGGAGATGCTGGTCAGCGGCTACCCCGAGGCGGAGATCGACAACGGCACGGTCGACTACGCGGCGATCGCCGCAGCTGCCGGGGTGCGCGGGTGGCGGGTCACCGAGCCGCGCCAGGTGCGCGAGGTGTTGGCCGAGGCACTGGAGCACCCCGGGCCGGCCCTGGTGGACCTGGTCACCGACCCGAACGCGCTCTCCATCCCGCCGCACATCACGGCCGCTCAGCTCAAGGGGTTCGCGCTGGCGGCCGGGAAGACCGTGCTGTCGGGCGGGGTGGGCCGGATGATCGACCTGGCCCGCAGCAACCTGCGCAACATCCCGCGCCCCTGA